One segment of Thermosulfurimonas sp. F29 DNA contains the following:
- the drmD gene encoding DISARM system SNF2-like helicase DrmD, which yields MIIPEPGQIVRVRNQTFLVQDVHPYSTPETTFHKVTLESLEDHRLGTPLEVIWELEVSPRVEDVIGFPDLSAWDPPERLASLLLSLKWTEASVFANDSFTAPFRGAIEIEPYQLEPVARALAMPRVSLLLADDVGLGKTVEAGLILQELLARGRVRRILILCPASLQRQWQDEMLTKFNLVFKIIDRDEILRLQREYGLHVNPWESFPRLITSMDFLKREPYLQQFLSTTENKNGGKPGISKWDLLIVDEAHNCAPSGRKDYIQDSDRTKLLRQITPHFEHRLFLTATPHNGYTESFTALLELLDPLRFTRGPRVDPRQAKLVMVRRLKRDLIPEVSNRTFPKRTIKAREVTLSPKERELFDCLEAYIEKRLRAPKDKVQRNALRFALTILKKRLLSSYAAFRNSLEVHLEHVTRPTISMTEETSSRAVVFERLAERLAEDTADDLEKQALELEALKEGSLLLGEISSEEEELLSRMWDLVSSPELPDTKLKTLFSLADNLIAQKRLIVFTEYKDTLDYLYEKLSARYGEEKVLALYGGLNLSEREKIKEAFQAPPSEHPVRILVATDAAAEGINLQNHCHHLLHYEIPWNPNRLEQRNGRIDRHGQKAEEVRIFHFVYQDHKDSEFLSTIVHKVEKMREDLGSVAAVLEEKLHERMLGRKVSPQEIERLTPRRKLEDEIRERLFDLERIRKIKAQIKTIRHEKKIYPETLCLVLDQALKLSGHPGLKKREGFEEGYLLESLPPSWGKDLLSTIRDAEGRLLTLVFRPELARDRRDVVLLHLNHPLMQKAFSAFKKAFYSLGFTGEKLHRASFVVCGSGEWAMGSREQAQAVIFLKLLASSVQGLKLHEELFSLRFSFNPGEPLVYSGEDGDFGFLLTGEHRPIPRELAREIRSSFRKSLNFIEEKIKALEKEKFRKLRKLLKEKANHEIQQVREVIRERIREIEGRLKELYKRTEIPLLFSLEELRRIDETLREDIKYLEARRRTLEEDLSKEPERIRTRYELKTVKILPVGVCFVLPKSLLS from the coding sequence ATGATAATCCCAGAACCCGGTCAGATAGTAAGGGTAAGGAACCAGACCTTTTTAGTTCAGGATGTTCACCCCTACTCAACCCCTGAGACGACTTTTCACAAAGTTACCCTTGAATCCCTGGAGGACCACCGCTTGGGCACACCCCTTGAGGTTATCTGGGAGCTTGAAGTCTCTCCCCGGGTCGAAGATGTGATAGGTTTTCCCGACCTTTCGGCCTGGGACCCTCCGGAAAGATTGGCCTCACTTCTTCTTTCTCTCAAGTGGACCGAGGCCTCGGTATTCGCCAATGACTCGTTTACTGCGCCCTTCCGTGGTGCTATAGAGATCGAACCCTATCAGCTTGAGCCGGTGGCAAGGGCGCTGGCCATGCCCCGGGTCTCTCTCCTTCTTGCCGATGATGTGGGGCTCGGGAAAACGGTAGAGGCCGGCCTCATCCTCCAGGAACTTCTTGCTCGCGGCCGTGTGCGCAGGATCCTGATTCTTTGCCCGGCCTCGCTTCAGAGACAGTGGCAGGACGAAATGCTTACTAAATTCAATCTGGTCTTCAAGATCATAGACCGTGACGAAATTCTAAGGCTCCAGAGGGAATACGGGCTTCATGTGAACCCCTGGGAATCCTTCCCGCGGCTTATCACCTCCATGGACTTTTTAAAACGAGAGCCTTATCTACAGCAGTTCCTGAGCACCACCGAAAACAAAAACGGTGGGAAGCCCGGTATCTCAAAGTGGGATCTTCTTATCGTGGACGAGGCCCATAATTGTGCCCCTTCGGGCCGCAAGGACTATATTCAGGATTCCGATCGCACGAAGCTCCTTCGCCAGATAACCCCTCATTTTGAACACCGCCTTTTCCTCACCGCCACCCCTCACAACGGCTATACCGAGTCCTTCACCGCCCTTCTGGAGTTGCTTGATCCCCTGCGTTTCACCCGCGGCCCCAGAGTGGACCCCCGTCAGGCAAAACTCGTAATGGTGCGGCGCCTTAAAAGGGACCTCATCCCCGAGGTCTCCAACCGAACCTTCCCGAAAAGGACCATCAAGGCCCGGGAGGTGACCCTTTCTCCCAAGGAAAGGGAACTCTTTGACTGCCTTGAAGCTTATATTGAGAAGAGACTCAGAGCCCCCAAAGACAAAGTTCAAAGAAACGCCCTGCGTTTTGCCCTAACCATTCTCAAAAAGCGCCTGCTCTCAAGTTACGCGGCCTTCCGAAATTCCCTTGAAGTCCATCTGGAGCATGTAACCAGGCCTACCATCTCAATGACCGAAGAAACTTCTTCCAGGGCCGTGGTCTTTGAACGGCTTGCCGAAAGGCTTGCCGAAGACACGGCCGACGATCTTGAGAAACAGGCCTTAGAGCTGGAAGCCTTAAAAGAAGGGAGTCTTCTTCTTGGAGAAATCTCTTCCGAAGAGGAGGAATTACTTTCCCGTATGTGGGATTTAGTGTCTTCCCCCGAACTTCCCGACACCAAGTTGAAAACTCTATTTTCTCTCGCCGATAATCTGATCGCCCAAAAGCGACTTATCGTCTTCACAGAATATAAGGACACTCTTGATTACCTTTACGAAAAGCTTTCCGCCCGCTATGGGGAGGAGAAGGTCCTTGCGCTTTACGGGGGGCTGAATCTTTCTGAGCGCGAAAAAATCAAAGAGGCTTTCCAGGCTCCGCCCTCCGAACATCCGGTGCGTATCCTGGTGGCCACCGATGCCGCCGCTGAGGGCATTAATCTACAGAATCACTGTCACCATCTCCTGCATTACGAAATCCCCTGGAACCCCAACCGTCTTGAGCAACGAAATGGCCGTATTGACCGTCACGGCCAGAAGGCCGAAGAAGTAAGGATTTTTCACTTCGTCTATCAGGATCACAAAGATTCAGAATTTCTGAGCACCATCGTGCACAAAGTGGAAAAGATGCGAGAGGATCTGGGTTCTGTAGCCGCGGTGCTTGAGGAAAAACTCCACGAAAGAATGCTCGGCCGGAAGGTGAGTCCTCAGGAAATAGAGCGACTCACCCCCCGGAGAAAGCTCGAAGACGAAATTCGAGAAAGACTTTTCGACCTGGAGCGCATCCGAAAAATAAAGGCCCAAATAAAAACTATCCGCCACGAGAAGAAAATTTATCCCGAGACCCTGTGCCTTGTTCTCGACCAGGCCCTTAAACTTTCGGGGCATCCCGGTCTTAAAAAACGGGAAGGCTTTGAGGAAGGATATCTTCTGGAAAGTCTTCCACCTTCTTGGGGAAAAGATCTACTTTCGACCATCAGGGATGCCGAAGGGCGGCTCCTTACCCTGGTCTTCAGGCCGGAGCTTGCCCGGGACCGCCGGGATGTGGTGCTCCTTCACCTGAATCATCCCCTCATGCAGAAGGCCTTTTCGGCCTTCAAGAAAGCCTTTTATTCCCTGGGCTTTACCGGAGAAAAACTTCACCGCGCCTCCTTTGTGGTCTGCGGGAGTGGGGAATGGGCAATGGGGAGTAGGGAGCAGGCCCAGGCGGTAATCTTTCTGAAACTCCTGGCCTCAAGTGTGCAGGGGCTGAAACTTCATGAGGAACTTTTTTCTCTTCGTTTTTCCTTTAATCCCGGGGAACCCCTCGTGTATTCTGGCGAGGATGGAGATTTCGGATTTCTCCTTACCGGAGAGCATCGCCCCATCCCCAGGGAATTGGCCCGGGAAATTCGCTCTTCTTTCCGTAAAAGCCTCAATTTTATCGAGGAAAAGATCAAGGCCCTTGAGAAGGAAAAATTCCGCAAGCTTCGGAAGCTTCTCAAGGAAAAGGCCAACCACGAGATTCAGCAGGTAAGGGAAGTCATTCGAGAACGCATCCGGGAAATAGAGGGCCGTTTGAAAGAGCTTTATAAAAGAACCGAGATACCTCTTCTTTTCTCTCTTGAAGAGCTTCGGCGTATAGATGAGACCCTGCGCGAGGACATAAAGTATCTTGAGGCGCGGCGAAGGACCCTGGAGGAGGATCTTTCAAAAGAACCCGAAAGAATCAGAACGCGCTATGAACTTAAAACGGTAAAAATACTCCCGGTGGGTGTGTGTTTTGTCTTGCCGAAATCCTTGCTAAGTTAA
- a CDS encoding AAA family ATPase — MVKRILVQFLLKFLVGSRCARAPFLVGPPGTGKSQAVEALRYVLDKIGVSANVIRVVCTSGNLAKEQMEMKLFGTEAHYSNAQPSEIFKLASRKNPKVVIVFLDEVDKAGLEALPLLVKLLDPAQPLEDIFVSGMFPGHRHDMRGTRFL, encoded by the coding sequence GTGGTTAAGAGGATTCTGGTGCAGTTTCTTTTAAAGTTTTTGGTGGGGTCTCGGTGCGCGCGGGCTCCTTTCCTGGTGGGACCTCCGGGAACCGGCAAGAGCCAGGCGGTCGAGGCGCTTCGGTATGTGCTTGATAAGATCGGGGTTTCGGCAAACGTCATAAGGGTGGTCTGCACCTCGGGTAACCTGGCCAAGGAACAGATGGAGATGAAACTTTTCGGGACCGAAGCTCACTATTCCAACGCCCAGCCTTCGGAGATTTTCAAGCTCGCCTCTCGGAAGAACCCGAAGGTGGTGATCGTCTTTCTGGATGAAGTGGACAAGGCCGGGCTTGAGGCGTTGCCTTTGCTGGTGAAGCTTTTAGATCCGGCCCAGCCGCTTGAGGACATCTTTGTTTCGGGGATGTTTCCTGGTCACAGGCATGATATGAGAGGTACAAGGTTTTTGTGA